The Natronogracilivirga saccharolytica region CAAAAACACGGTTTGATGGCGCGGAATTTGTTATCACACTTTCACCGGAACAAAATGACGCCCGCTTTCCGGATACTGACGAGTTATACTTCTTCCCTTATGAGCAGGGCCGGATCGATCATTCCAGTCCTCAGGATATCTCAAGAGAAGGTGATAAGTTGAAAATCAGGATGAAGGCCTCCCGCTATCTGAGCTCAGCACCTGATACCATCCGGGGTGTCGTATCCGGAATGCAGAGCTGGGTCAGGGATGCTGATATCAAATCCATGGAAATTCAATCCGATGTCATTGAATCCTTAGATTAAATGTCTGTTCCTGCATATATTATATGTCGTATTGTTTTTTGTATGTTTCGGTTAATCTGGCAGCGGCACTCACTGACACCAACATCTTTTTTACTTACTAAAAGGAGAAAATCATGAAATTAATTGGAAGCAGCTTAACTATTCTATTGATAGCGTTTTCCTTCATTGGCACGGCAATATCCGCCGGCAGTGACACGCCTTCGGTTGGTGATACGGCACCTGATTTCACTCTGAAAGATGCCTATGGTGAAGCCCACTCACTGTCTGATTATGAAGGTGAGTACATCGTGCTGGAGTGGCTGAATCATGAGTGTCCTTTCGTCATAAAGCACTATGACTCCGGAAACATGCAGATGCTTCAGGAGTATTATGGCGATAAGGGAGTCGTCTGGTTCTCCATCATTTCATCAGCACCGGGAAAGCAGGGATACCTTGAACCTGATGAAGCTTCAGAGATCACAAAGCAAAAAGAGGCCAGTCCGAAAGGAGTACTTCTGGATCCCGACGGAGTGGTTGGCCGGGCGTATGATGCCAAGGTCACGCCCCACATGTATATTATCAATCCGGAAGGCGAACTGGTCTACATGGGAGCAATAGACGATAACCCAAGTGCAAATCCGGATGATATTGAGGGAGCCAGAAACTTTGTCAGTGAGGCTCTGGACAATCTCCTTGACGGTCAACCCGTTGAAGTTCAATCACATCAGCCATACGGCTGTACTGTAAAATACTGAAAGGGCAGCTTTAATTACGTTGTCATTACCGCTTGATGTAATACAGCACCCTGCATTTGTGCGTTTAAACATTAAATGTTTAAACATTGTTGTTGCAACATGCATTTTCTGTGGTTATATTGCCTGACAAACCAAAAAGACAACGAAGGCTAAACCGTATCAGCTTTGGAAACTCAAACAGTAAATACACGATACCGCAACGAAAGACACAGGGCAGTCGCCAATTTGCTGTTTACCTACAACAATATCGCATCGCGGCTTCAAAAGATACTGCAGCCGCACAATCTCACTCTTCAACAGTTTAATGTCCTGCGTATCCTGGAACGGTTTCATCCTGAGCCTGTCTGCAACTTTGCCATTCGGGAGCAACTGCTGGATTCACGTTCCGATATCACACGTATTGTTGACCGTCTGATAAAGGAAGATCTTGCCATCCGCAAAATATGCGGTGAGGACCGGCGGAAAGTAAGCATAACAATCACCTCAAAAGGCCTTGAATTACTTGATGAATTGAAACCACTCCATCAGGATATGGATGGTATTATG contains the following coding sequences:
- a CDS encoding thioredoxin family protein, with the translated sequence MKLIGSSLTILLIAFSFIGTAISAGSDTPSVGDTAPDFTLKDAYGEAHSLSDYEGEYIVLEWLNHECPFVIKHYDSGNMQMLQEYYGDKGVVWFSIISSAPGKQGYLEPDEASEITKQKEASPKGVLLDPDGVVGRAYDAKVTPHMYIINPEGELVYMGAIDDNPSANPDDIEGARNFVSEALDNLLDGQPVEVQSHQPYGCTVKY
- a CDS encoding MarR family winged helix-turn-helix transcriptional regulator, whose product is METQTVNTRYRNERHRAVANLLFTYNNIASRLQKILQPHNLTLQQFNVLRILERFHPEPVCNFAIREQLLDSRSDITRIVDRLIKEDLAIRKICGEDRRKVSITITSKGLELLDELKPLHQDMDGIMDMLDGNELEELNRLLEKIRSQLT